DNA from Methanobrevibacter sp.:
TAAATAAAAAAGAGACAATTAAAAAAATACTAAATAAAAAGGGATAATTAAAAAAAGAAGACTAGGATTCATTAACTATCTTTCCAGTCATGTGTTCTATCTTCAATGCAAAACACAATGTCCTCTTCAAGTCATGTTCTATTTCAGATTCTATATAATCCTCGTCGTCTGTAAACTTGTAGCTTAAAAGCCTGCTGATTCTTTCAGTTTCTCCCATGTCATCGATCATTTCAATCCTTCCAAAGGCAATCACGCTTTTTATATTCAATGACCATTCTCCAGGCTTTCTGAATCCTGAATCATATGTGCAGAATGATGCCTTGTTGTTTTTCATGATCGCATCAATCTTATGGCCTTTTCTTCCTCCATGGAAATATATTGCATTGTCCTCTGGAATATATAGAAAATTCATTGGCATGCCGTATGGATAGTCATCATCCCCTATTAGGGAAAGGACTCCTCTAGGCTCGTTTTTCAATATTTCCATGCATTCTTCATCTGATAATTTTTGTTTTACTCTAGCTACTTCCCTGAACATGTCAATCATTCTTTATAAATTTTGTTGGCATTGGTTATTAAATTCAATATTAATCATTTCTTTTATTTTTCTGCATAAATATTACTTTTGATAAATTCATTATAAACATTATTCTATTTATGATTGAAATAATATTAAAATTTTCATTTTACTTTTTAAAATGAAAAAAAGCAGTTATTATTATTTAGTTCATTTTTTTGAATATTTAATTAACAAACAATTAAAATTAATTATTTTTATGAAGAATCTTCATAAAAAAGTCAAGTGTATAATAAAATGATAATTTTTATTAGTTATTTAAAAAAATGAATATTTATATATCATTAAAACAAATAATTGTTTAAGAGAATAATATGTATTACTAATACCCCCCCCCTTTTTACATAGTTGTTTTTAACCATTTGCATATTATTCTCCGATTTTTTTTAATTTACTGCTTTTTTTAACCTTTTTCATATAAAAATATTCCCTTAGAAGTCTTGTTTTTATTTGCTCACATTAAAATGAATGTTTTTTAAAAAATAGACTCTTAATTTGATATAAAATAAATTTTTTAAAAAAAAATAGAAGCTTAATCTAAAAAATAAACTAAATTTTTAAAAAAAATAGAATCCTAAACTTAAAAAAAATAACTTTTAAAAAAATAGAATCTTATCCTAGCATCAAGCTTATGATCCAATGCTGATTTTAAAAATGAGATAGAATTTTAAAAAAAAAGAAAAGTTTTTGATTATTCTTCCATTACAAACAAAATTAATAACCGACCCCTACAAAGGTGATTTTAAAAAACCACGATTTTCTTCTAAAGAAGATATATCATTTTACTATATGGCTTTCCCCCCATGCTAAGAGCACCTAATAAAAGCCAATTATATAAAAAGATATATAACCAACCCGAATATAGTTAAACTATAAACTTTATATTAGTTTTGTCCATAATTAAGTATATGAATAATCTCTTACAAAATAAAATGTATAAGTTATCATTATTAAAATTTTTGATAATAAAACTAACTATACAAAAAGTGGAGAAATTAAGTAATCTAAAAAAAATATATTTAATATTAATTGAAAAGATTAATTTATGTTCGAAAATAAAAAAATATGAGAATTTTTTTGAACAATAGTTAAATTCAATACAATTAAAAAATATATACAATATTAGTACAATAATGGGGTGAAATGTTTTATGATATTAAAAAAAATCCAAGGAACTCATATGGATCCAGCTGACTGGATTGAAACCTATATTATAGAAGTTGAATTTTTAAATGATGAAGACAAGACTCAATACCTGTGCATGAGCAGTGAATTCGATGAAGATCATCAATGCATGGTGGAAGATCTTGCCATCACAAATGAGAGCATCTTCGACATTGCCGAAGTAGCATTCAATTTCCCAGCAGACAACAGGGAAGAATATTATTCAGCAAAGGAAGCTGCTGTTGAAGCATACGGCCCTTATAGAAAGGGACTGCTTCCTGTGGACATGGAGATTTCCGAATATAAGAAAATCATCCAGTTCGCTCAGATGGCCCTGATTCATGCAGGCAGCAGTGAAAAGCTGAATGAATTCTTCAAGGTCTATAAAGACAAGGCAATAGATGATGTGGAGCTTATTGAACAGCCAGACTGGACTGCCTTTATTGAAAAGAACATTGAAGATATTGAAAAAGAATGCTATAAAGACGACCTTGGCAACAAAGACGAAAAATTCATAGAGGATTTTGAAAACTTTGTGAATACTCTTAAACAAAAAGCGGAAAGCGAAACAGAGGACAAGATGCGACTGGAATGCTCTTCACTTCTGGACAATACTCTTACAGCGATTGATGACAAGGGAAAAGAAGCTTTATATTCCGGTATTAAAGAGTATGAAGAGCTTTATGGTTCTTTATAGTCTTTTTTAAAATTTTATTCTTTTTTTATTTTTTTTATTTTTTCTAATTAACTGCTATTTTTTTCTAAACAAACCAACTACCCGTTAACCGACTATTTTTTTTAATCAACAAGAAAAATTATTAAAAAAAAGAATGATCATTAAAGAAAAAATCTTTAATTAATTAAGCCTGATATGTTGTGCCTTTCAATACTCTTGCGTCCATGCCTTTTTCAACACATATAGGAAATGCTTGTTTGAATTCAATTCAACCCATCCATGACCCTTACTTTCCATACCATTAATTAAAAATTTGAAGTGATATTTAAATATTCTTAAATTCTTTTAAAATCTTGTTTGAAGCAATTCTGTGTTCATAATTAATTTCAGGATCATTTTGTAAAGTTTCAATAAAAGTATTCAT
Protein-coding regions in this window:
- a CDS encoding pyridoxamine 5'-phosphate oxidase family protein is translated as MIDMFREVARVKQKLSDEECMEILKNEPRGVLSLIGDDDYPYGMPMNFLYIPEDNAIYFHGGRKGHKIDAIMKNNKASFCTYDSGFRKPGEWSLNIKSVIAFGRIEMIDDMGETERISRLLSYKFTDDEDYIESEIEHDLKRTLCFALKIEHMTGKIVNES